TCCGCGAACGCCGTATCGATCGGTCCCGTCGTCGTCGAAGAAGTGGTGATCCGTGATCGTGCCACCCGGATTACCCTCGATGCGCCCGTTGCGATCCTCGCCGTCGGCGCAGATCGGTGTCGCCGACCGGTCGAACGATTCCTCGGCAACTACCTCGTCGGACCAGTTCGTCGGTGGTGCCAGTTCCGAACTGGTCACGTTGGTCGCGTCGTCGTCGACGCCAGGGACGCTCGAGAGGCAGCCACCGACGAAACTCGAGCAGAGGGTCGCGAGGTAGGGTCGACGTTTCACGAGGGAAACTAGAGTACGATGGTAGAAAAGGACACCTCAAGCTCAAACTGCGGCTGTACCTATAGTAGCTACGGAAGGTATAGCCCGCTACCCACCCCGACGCGAGACGGGAGCTTTAACGCCTCGCGCCGGAAAGCGAGAGTATGTCGAATCCGTTCGGAATCGTCCCCGGCGAGGCCATCCTGGAGGGACGAGCCACCGACGCCTACTTCGAGCGTACCCGGGCGACCCTCGAACACGCGGGTCGCAACCCCCGCATCGTCGCGGAAGTGACGGCCGACCAGTTTCCAACAGGGGAGTTCGAGGTCTTCACGGGCGTCCAGGACGTCGCGACGCTCTTTTCGGGCCGCGCAGTCGACGTCGACGCCCTCCCCGAGGGCACGTTGTTCGACGGCGGGCCGGTCATGCGCATCGAGGGGCCCTACCTCGAGTTCGCCGAACTCGAGACCTCCCTCCTGGGCTTTCTCTCTCAGCCAAGCGGTTTCGCGACGGCGGCGCTCGAGGCCCGTCTGGCCGCGCCCGACTCCCAAGTACTCTCCTTCGGCGCGCGCCACGTCCACCCCGCCATCGCCGCTACGGTCGAACGATCGGCCCTGCTCGCCGGACTCGACGGCTTCTCCCACGTCGCCGCGGGCGACGTCCTCGGGCGTGAGGCCGGCGGGACGATGCCCCACGCGCTGATGCTCATCTTCGGCGAAGGCGAGCAGGACGCGGCCTGGATGGCCTTCGACGAGGCCGTCCCCGAGGACGTGCCTCGAGTCGCGCTGGTCGACACCTTCTGGGACGAGAGTAGCGAAACCCTGCTCGCCGCCGAGACCCTCGGCGACCGTCTCGACGGGATTCGCCTGGATACGACGGGGTCACGACGCGGCGACTTCCGCCACATCACCCGCGAGGTCCGCTGGGAACTCGACGCTCGCGGCCGTGAGGACGTCGACATCTTCTGCAGCGGCGGGCTGACCCCCGAGACGATTCGGGAGCTTCGGGACGTCGCCGACGGCTTCGGCATCGGGAGCTACGTGACGGGCGCCGACAGCGTCGACTTTGCACTCGACATCGTCGAAATCGAGGGCGAGATGACCTCGAAACGCGGGAAGCTCTCGGGCGATAAGCAGGTCTACCGCACCGCCGAGGGGGGTCACGAGGTCCGGCTGGCCGACCAGCCCGCTCCCGAGGACGGCGACGCGCTGCTCGAGCCGCTGGTTCGCGACGGCGAGGTCGTCCGCGAGGCGGACCTCGAGGCGGCGACCGAGCGGTGTCTCGCCGATGCGGCAGCCGTCGGGTTCGGGAGCGACGACTGAGAGCCGTCCACTTGCCAGTCTCGAACTTGATCGCGTCTATCGTTCGTCTATACTACCGGCCGCCTCGAGGCCCACTCACTCGTCGACCTGGACATCCACCCGAGGGACGAAGGGTCCGAAATCTGCAGTTTTGCTGGCGATCGTCGCAATTCTGAAGGTGTACACTAACAGGACGACGAACGGCAGGAACGCGAGCGTGACCGCGACGCTCACGACGACGACGAGCGCGAGCGTGCTCTCGAGGCCCGCGATGATCGACGGGTACGTCATCATGAACAGGCCGCCGCCGAGCAGTGTCGGGAACCCCACGTACAACAGGAGTTTCGAAAGGTGAGCGAGTTCGTGTTGCATGTACAGCGTCTTGAACGACTGGCGGGCGACGGCGAGGTAGCCGAGCAGTTCGATCAGCGAGTCGAGTCCCTCGATGGCCTCCATCGAAAGTTCGTCGGCGTACCGGGCTCGAATCGTCCGGGCGGCGTGGAGGTGCGCCCCGTTAAAGTGACCCAGGACCGCTGAGAGCGCATCGAACGTCCCGAACTCCGCAGTCTCGAGCGTCTTCGAGACGGTCTCGCCCTCCTCCGTGACGGCTCCGGCGAACGTCTCGAGGCTCGCGGCGACGGCTCCGTCGGCGTCCGTCGCGTCCGACTCGAGGTCGCCCACCTCCGCCACGACGGCGTCGACGATGAGCCGGAGGAACTCGGCAGGCGCGGCCGGACTGACCGGCGTCTCGGTCGCGTCTTCGACCGTTCGTCGGAAGTCGGTCATCGCCTCGTAGCGCTGTTGCAGGTCGCCGGTCCACCCCAGTTCCTGGGAGAGGACGAGCTGGTTGATCGCGAGGACGATGGTAATGAACGGGAGGGTGCCACCGACGATCGCGCCGACGAGCGTCGTCGCCGTAGCAGGATTCGTGACCGGAATCCAGCCGGCAGCACCGATCGCCAGACAGACGGTGAACACCAGTCCGGCAAAGAGAGCCGTCAACACGTAGCGATTCCCGTCGAGCAGGACCCAGCGCTGCGCCGGCGACTCGCGGAGTCGTTCGTGAACGAGGTCGCTCTGGGTCTTCGTCTCGTCGATCGCTCGCTCGGCGCCCATGGATCGGTATCAACGACCGTCGAAAAAAGCGTGTGTCTTCGTTGCAGTCGATGGGGCCGAGTTTCGAGTTCGATTTACGCCTGGACTGACCCGCCGTGCGTGGATTTATGGCTCGACAGTGGATATTTTCGACTATGCACCTCGAGCCAGACGCCACCGCAGTGGTCGTCGTCGACATGCAAAACGGCTTCTGTCACCCCGACGGGGCGCTGTACGCGTCGGGCAGCGAATCCGTGATCGACCCAATCGCGACCCTGGTCGAGCGAGCGCGAGAGGCAGGGAGTCGAATCGTCTACAGCCGTGACGTCCATCCCCCCGAACAGTTCGAGGACGCCCATTACTACGACGAGTTCGACCGGTGGGGCGAACACGTCCTGGAGGGGTCGTGGGAGACCGAACTGGTCGAGGAACTCGACGTTCGTGAGGAGGACCTGATCGTCGAGAAGCACACCTACGACGCCTTCCACGAGACCCAGCTCGACGGCTGGCTCTCTGCGCGCGAAATCTCGGATCTGGTCATCTGTGGCACCCTCGCGAACGTTTGCGTCCTCCACACCGGCGGGAGCGCGGGACTCCGGGATTACCGCCCGCTCATGGTTGCGGACTGCATCGGGGCGCTCGAGGACGACCACCACGAGTACGCCCTGGAGCACGCGGACTGGCTGTTCGGTGAGGTCGTCGAGAGCGACGACTTGTCGTTCGACGGTTCAGCATAGGGTCCTGGAGAACCAATCTCTCGGGGAAGCGACGCTCGAGCGGAACTCAATGCTATAATATCGATAGTGTTGCTCGAGCGCCGCGGCGACCGAGCGATCGGTCGGCAACGATTTCCACCAGACGACAGTTAAATACGGTCGGACCGGTACTCCTCGAGCATGGACGCGGCACTCATTATCCTCGATGGCTGGGGCCTCGGACGCGACGACGGCGGCCGGAACGCGGTCGAGGCGGCGCATACGCCCGTCGTCGATCGCCTGACTCGAGCGGGGCCGGCGGGAAGCCTCGAGGTCGCCGGCCGACGCGTCGGCCTCCCGGACGGCCAGATGGGCAACAGTGAGGTCGGCCACCTCAACATCGGCGCCGGCAGGGTCGTGTTACAGGAGTACACCCGTATCACGGACGCCGTCGCCGACGGCAGTTTTCGTCGAAACGCGGCTATCGACGCCGCCTTCGACCACGCCCTCGAAAATGGCGGGCGAGTCCACTTCCTCGGCCTCGTCAGCGACGGCGGCGTCCACGCCGATCACGAGCACCTCCACGCACTGATCAGGATGGCCGCCGACCGCGACGTCGAGGCGGTCACCCACGCCATCACCGACGGGCGTGACACCTCGCCCCACGGCGGCGAGGGCTACCTCGCGGAACTCGAGGCCGTGATCGACGAGGCGGAAACTGGAGACATGGCCACGGTCTCCGGACGATACTACGCGATGGATCGCGACCAGAACTGGGAGCGGACGAGGCAAGCTTACGACGCCATCGTCGACCGTGACGCCGCCTTCGAGGCGTCCTCGGCCGTCGAGGCCGTCACCGACTCCTACGAGCGCGGCCAGACCGACGAGTTCGTCAAGCCGACGGTCATTGCGGGACAGCCAGCGCTGCAAGACGGCGATTCAGTCATCTGGTTCAACTTCCGATCCGACCGCGCCCGCCAGTTAACCCGGATGCTCGCCGACATCCGTCCGGAGTGGGTGTTCGAGACGCACCCACCCGACATCGAGGTCGTCATGCTGACCCAGTACGACAAGACGTTCGACCTCCCGGTGGCGTTCCCGCCGACCCAGCCCTCACAGGTCCTGGGCGAAGTGCTCGCCGACGCCGGCAAGTCCCAGCTCCGGATCGCCGAATCCGAGAAGTACGCCCACGTCACCTATTTCCTCAATGGGGGCCGCGAGGTCGAGTTCGACGGCGAGGTCAGGAAGATCGTCGAGAGCCCGGACGTCCCCACCTACGACCTCCAGCCGGAGATGAGCGCCCCCGAGGTGACCGACACGGCCATCGACACCATCGCGAGCCGGGATCCGGACGTCCTGGTACTGAACTACGCCAATCCCGACATGGTCGGCCACACCGGCGACTACCGAGCGGCCGTCGAAGCCGTCGAGGCCGTCGACACCCAACTCGGTCGGTTGCTCGAGACCCTCGAGGCCCACGGCGCACACGTCTTCGTCACCGCCGACCACGGCAACGCCGACGACATGGGAACCGAAGAGGAGCCACACACGGCCCACACATACAACGACGTGCCGTTCTTCTACGTGGCTCCCGACGGCGATGCGAGTGCCGACGTCCGGATCCGCGAGGGCGGGACGCTCGCCGACCTCGCGCCCACGATGCTCGAGTGCATCGGTCTCACCCGGCCGCCGGAGATGACCGGCGAGTCCCTGCTCGTCCGCGAGTAGTCGAGAAGTCGATGCGTTCATCTCGCTCGATCGACCACCACGAGGTATGTCCCCCGCCGCGTCCATTCGCCCGGCGATGATCGCCGACGCTCCGACGCTGGCGCGTCTCTACCGCGACGCCTACGCGACCAACGTCGACCTCGGCTTTCCTTCGCGAGCGGCGCGCGCCGACCGCGGGGCCCTCGAGGCCTGGATTCGGGAGAGTCGCGTATTCGTTGCGGTCACCGCTGGAGAGGACTCAGGCGGCAGGGCTGACGACCGGCCCGCCGCCGGCAAACTCGTCGGCGCCATCCGCTACCGCGACGAAGGGAAGTACGACCCCGACGCCCCCGAGTTCGGCCGCCTCGCGGTCCCCCCGCGCGCTCGAGGCCAGGGAATCGGCAATGAGTTGATCGAGCACGTCGAGACGCTCGCCCGGCGGGAAGACCACGACCGGATGCGATTGCGGACGTTCGCCGACCACCCGTTTCTCCCCGAGGTTTACCGTCGGCGCGGCTACCACGACGTGCGGGTTCGGGAACTCGAGGGGGCGCCGTTCGACGTGTTGCACATGCAAAAGGAGCTGTAGCCCGACCCACACGTTCGGCCTCCGAACTGGCCCCCGTCGCTGGCGAGGGGATCGTATTCGGACAAGTCGAATCGATCGGCAAACCAGAATCGCTACCCCGACGCCTTCACTCGAGCAGGGCGTCCAGTTCCTCGAGTCGGTCGCGGTAGGTCGACAGCGCCCGGTCGATCGGTTCCGACGAGCGCATGTCGACGCCGGCGATCTCGAGCAATTCGAGGGGGTACTCCCGGGAACCCCGGCGGAGGAATTCGAGGTAGTCCTCGGCCGCATCGGCACCGTTCTCGACGATGTCGTCGGCGATGGCGAGCGCCGCGGAGATTCCCGTCGAGTACTGGTAGACGTAGAACGCGCGGTAGAAGTGCGGGATGCGCATCCACTCACGGGGAATCTGGTCGTCGATTTCGGCGGGTTCGTAGTACTGGGCCTTGAGGTCACCGTACAGTTCGTCGAGGCGGTCGGCCGTCAGCGGCTCGCCTCCCTCCTCGAGCGCGTGTGCCTCGTGTTCGAACTCGGCGAAGAGCGTCTGGCGGTACAGCGTCGAACGCACCCGCTCTAAGAACTCGTTGAGGATGGCCTTGCGGAACTCGGGGTCCTCGACGGTCTCGAGCAGGTGGTGGGTCAGCAGGGCCTCGTTGACCGTGCTCGCGACCTCGGCGGTGAAAATCTCGTAGCCCGAGTAGATGTACGGCTGTTCTTGCTTCGTCAGTTCCGAGTGCATCGAGTGGCCGAGTTCGTGAGCCAGCGTGTACATCGAGGCGACGTCGTCCTGGTAGTTCATCAGGATGAACGGCTGGGTGTCGTAGGTACCCCCGGAGTAGGCGCCCGTGCGCTTGCCCTCGTTCTCGTAGACGTCGACCCACCGTGACTCCAGGCCCTCCGCGACGCGGGACTGGTACTCCTCGCCCAGGGGGGCAACGGCGTCGACGACGTACTGGGCGGCGTCGTCGTACTCGACGTCCGGCCCTTCTTCGCCGGTCAGTGGCATGTAGACGTCCCACATTCGGAGTTCGTCGACGCCGAGCGCCTCGCGCTTGAGGTCGGCGTGACGGTGGAGGTGCTCGAGGTTGTCGTGGACGCTGTCGACGAGCGTGTCGTACACCTCGACGGGGACGTTGGGGCCGTCGAGGGCCGCCTCGCGGGCGGTCTCGTAGTTTCGTGCCCGGGCGAGTTTGACGTCGGCTTTGACGCTGTTCTTGTAGGAGGCGGCGACCGTGTTTCGGACCGATTCCCACTCGTCGAAGTAGGCCTCGTAGACCCGCTGTCGGAAGTCGCGGTCGGGTCGCTTGAGCAGGTTGACGAAGTTACTCTGGGTGATCTCGACGGATTCACCGTCGGGATCCTCGACCGTCGGAAAGCCCATGTCGGCGTTCGAGAGCATGCTGTAGACCTCGCCGGGTGCACCGGTGACCTCGCTCAGGTCCGCCAGCAGCGCCTCCACCTCGGCCGAGCGCGTGTGGGGTTTCATCCGCAACACGTCGTCGACGTAGTGGGCGTAGGTCACGAGGTCGGGTTCGTCCTCGACCACGGCTTCGAAGTCCTCCCGGGACAGTTCCTGCAGTTCCGGCTCGATGAACGAGGCCGCAGACTGGGCATCGGCGGCCAGCGACTGTGCCCGTGCGCTCAGGGCCTGGTACTCCTGGTTCGTCGTGTCCTCATCGCTTCGCATCCGGGCGTAGGCGGCGATCGTCGAGATCTGGCGCATGAGCCGGTCGCGCAGTTCGAGAATCTCGAGTAACGTCTCGGCGTCCTCGGTCGTCTGGCCCTCGTAGGCTGCCAGGTCCTCGACCTGGTCCGTCGCCGCCTCGTAGGCGTCCTCCCAGTCGTCGTCGGTGGCGTAGATGCTCTCGAGATCCCAGGTGTACTCCTCCTCGATCTCCGAGCGCGTGGGAACGGAACTCATGGGACGAAGTTTCGGAACGAAGGTGGTAAAGGGTATCGAAGCGCCCCCGAATACCCGCCGTCAGTCGTTAATCGCTATCGCTGTCGCCCGCCGGCTCGCTCGAGGGCCGCGACGCGAGCGCCCCGAGAACGACCAGCACCGCGGCCGGGAGCGCCGCGAGCTGGATCACGTCGTCCCAGATCGAGAAGATCACCAGGCCGAGTGCTCCCAGGTACGCCGGCCTGGTCCGTCCGGTACGGACGCCGTACCCGCCGACCCACCCCGAGAGCACCAGCGCCGCGAGGAGGGCGAACCGGCCGTGCGTGTAACCGAACTCGAGGAGCAACGCAGGCACGAGCAGGGTCACCCCGGCAATCGCGACGAACGCGCTCCATCGAAGCAGGTCGCGCCAGAGCACCATCGTTCGCGACCAGGGACGGACGGGTGATAACCGTTGAGACTCTCGCGCCAGGAGGCGCGGGACGGCCCGACACCGAACGGATCTCCAGGAGCGGGGCACCCGCAGGTTTATCCCGGAAGCCGACCCAACCACCAATCGATACGATGGCAGGCCCGATCCCCGCCCTCGAGGAACGCGCCACCGCCTGCGCCGAGCACCTGCTCGAGTGCGACCGCGTGCTCCTCGCCTCCCACATCGACGCCGACGGACTGACGAGCGCCGCAGTCGCCGCGAGCGCCCTCGAACGAGCGGAGCTGCCCTTCGAGACCGTCTTCGAGAAGCAACTCGACGCCGAGGCGATCGAGGCAATCGCCGACACCGACTACGACACCGTGCTGTTCACCGACTTCGGGAGCGGCCAACTCGACGTGATCGCCGACCACGAGGACGCCGGCGACTTCACGCCCGTCATCGCCGACCACCACCAGCCCGCGGAGGCCGACACCACCTACCACCTCAACCCCCTCCTGTTCGGCATCAATGGTGCCTCCGAACTCTCGGGTGCCGGGGCGAGTTACGTCCTCGCGCGGGCGCTCGCGGAAGCAGGCGAGGGATCCGGAACGGCTGGGGCGGCCGAAACGGCGGGAGAGCCGACGGCAACGGACGGCGGCAGCGCCACCGCTCGAGCCGACAACCGCGACCTCGCCGCGCTGGCTGTCGTCGGCGCCGTCGGCGACATGCAGGCCTCCGGCGGCGAACTCCACGGTGCCAACGCGAAGATCGTCGCCGAGGGCGTCGAGGCCGGCGTCCTCGAGACCGCGACCGACCTCGCCCTCTACGGGAAACAGACCCGCCCCCTTCCGAAACTGCTCGAGTACGCGAGCGACGTCAACATTCCGGGAATCTCGAACGACGGCAACGGCGCGCTCCGCTTCCTGGACGGCCTCGACCTCGAGTTGAAACGTGACGGCGAGTGGCGCTGCTGGGCAAATCTCACGAGTGAGGAGAAACAGACCGTCGCGAGCGCGCTCGTCAAGAAGGCCGTCACGAGCGGCGTCCCGGCGCACAAGATCGACGACCTCGTGGGCACGAGCTACGTCCTCGCGGCCGAGCCCGTCGGCACCGAACTCCGTGACGCCAGCGAATTCTCGACCCTGCTCAACGCGACGGCCCGCTACGAGCGCGCCGACGTGGGTCTCGGGGTCTGTCTCGGTGATCGAGACGAGGCCCTCGAGCGCGCTCGCCAACTGCTCAGGGAACACCGCCGCAATCTCTCGAACGGTATCGATCTCGTGACCAGGGAGGGCGTCACGAAGGAAGCCCACGTCCAGTGGTTCGACGCGGGCGACCGCATCCGCGAGACCATCGTCGGCATCGTCGCCGGGATGGCCGTTGGCAACGCCGGCATCAGCCGGTCCATGCCCATCCTCGCGTTCGCGAACAAGAACGACGAGGAGGTCAAAGTATCCGCCCGCGGGACCCACAGCCTCGTCAGAAAAGGGCTCGACCTCTCGGTCGTGATGGGCGAGGCGTCACGGTCAGTCGGCGGGGACGGCGGTGGACACGACGTCGCTGCCGGGGCGACGGTACCCGCAGGGAAGCAAGCGGAGTTCGTCGAGCGCGCCGACGAAATCGTCGGTGAGCAACTCGGCGATAGCTGATGGCTGATAGCTGGTCACTGACGGCTGAGAACTGACACGAGTTCCACCCCGACAGCTACTGTGAGCGATCCATCGACGCCGGCACCGTCGGTATCAGCGGCGTTCGCTTCGTGATCACGTACGACGATTTCCGCACCGCGCCCTTCGCGTACTGGACGGTGCTCTTTCGGATCGGCGTCCGTTTCCCCTGGATGCGCGTTCTCCCCTCGAGGATGGCGTCGACGAGGTGGTCGCCGTCGATGGTCGTCTTGGTGACGTCCTCGTCGGCACTCGTCACGGTCACCTCGGTGTACGCACGGCCGACGTTCGGGAGGTAGTGGGCGTCGCTGCCGCCGACCTTCGGGTACTCGCGTCGCTGCGCGAACCGGCGTGCTCGACGATTCTGGTAGCCCGTAAAGAGCATCGAGTTGTACACCTCGACGGCGTCCACGTCGAGGATGTGGCGCCGTCGAACCCCGTGGCGACTTCGCTGGAACGGATGGGGAACGATGGCGAGGCCGCCGAGTTCGCGAACCCGTTCGACGGTCGTCTGGAACGGCCGGCCCGGTTCGGGTCGCTCCTCGACACCGATCGCGAGGAGGTGGCCCTGTGCCGTCGACACCTCGACGCCGGGAATTCCGACGAGCCCGTAACGTGAGGCGAGTTCGGCTGCCTCGAGGGACGCATCGATTTCGTCGTGGTCGGTGATGACGACACCGTCGAGACCGATGTCTGCCGCGTGCTCGAGGATGAGCTCGACGGGCTCGTGTCCGTCGTAGGAAGTCTCCGAGTGGACGTGAAAATCGATAGCGAAGGGGATGTGAGCGGACATACGAGGAGAGTAGGTCTCGATGAGAGATAACCGGTTGCGCGTTATAAACTTTCTACTCTCGGGAAGCAAGAACACCGACGACCGACCCTTCGGTGTCCCTCCAGTGAACCGACCGTCCACGTCCGTCTAATTCCATATATCATCATGTGATATATGCCTGCTATTGGCGTTCGGAGGCAGATGCTCTGTAAGAGCCCTCGAACAGCCATTAATCGGGTTTCATCGGGAACTGGCGACTCGGATCCGAGTTTCATCGGCAAAGCGGAGCCCACTCGGCAACGCGCAGGCGGTCGACAACGACGAGCGACTCGAGGACGCACCCGACGCCTCCTCGAGATTGGCCAACAGAAGCGAGAAACCGAGCCATGCTAATCCCACGTAACCGAGCGACGACCGACCGAGGGCCAATCGACGAGCGAGAAGCCAGGGGCTCCAGAGCAACAGCGACACACCCCCGAGCCCACATAAGAACCTCTCGGAGTGGACTCGAGGGCCACCATCACTAGCGCGCGAGAAGACGGTGTCCTGGACGGACGACTCCGCTTCAATTCCCCGTCGTGATCGGCCGATAAACTGGTGGACACTCGAACGAACCGCCCCGTTCGGTTCGACCACTCGTCGGGCCACCATTCGTCGGCGATGGCGAGACGCGTCCTGGAGTGACGATACCGGTGTAAACGTTCCGCAGGAACGTGACGCAGCGGAGTGGTTGGTTTCGCGTCGTCTTCGATCGAGTCCGAGAAAAGCGCGGGTCCGGACGGAAGGGGAAGTGAGCGACGGATTTAGCGAACGTTCAGGGACGAGCCCGGACGGCGGGAGTCAACCACCCATGCAATCGCCGGCGGTTGTATCCGGCTCTCATGCCTCTCTCGGGCAGTCATAAATCGAATGATGATATACAGAACGCCAGTATTAGACAAATAGCGATTCGTCGATCGCTACGAACTCGTCGATCACGAAATCCAGCGCGTCGACGGCGATTCCGGCGAGGAACGGGCGTCGCCGCGTTGTAGAGACTCTCGAGTCAACTCGGGACGCGGTTCCCGCTGACGCCGTTCGACGATTGTACGAGAGAAGAACGAAGAGGACCGCCAACATTCACTCCGGGCCTGGAACAGTGTCACCGAGCTCGATCTCGTCGAGCGCTGCCTGGACGGCGATTGGATCGTCGGGCGTCTCGACGGTGTTGTGGATTCGGTGCAGGCACTCGAGCAATCCGTCGAGCGCTGCGCGTTTCGTCGAGACGTGACCGATCGATTCGGTGACCTCGAGTTCACCGATCTGATGGCGAAGCTGGAGTTTCCAGCACCGACCGAGGCCGAGCCGTGGGTTCGCCTGGTCTCCGTCGGTCTGCTCGGCGAGAACCTCGAGGAACGGCTCGTGGCGGCGGTAGACGAACCGGCCGTCGCTGACGGTGGACGGCCCCCATCCTGGCGGCAACGCTTCGTGTGGGATGGGGTGGTGGTCCAGTGACATACAGCCGATGGGAGGCCACTGCCTTACGAGTGGATTGGGCTTGCGTAAGTAACCACCCTTAATAGGATCCCCATGCCGTATCGTGTTTTCTGAGAGTCGATCCAGGTGAAGCGTCGCCGGATCGTTTGGTTGTCGTCTCGGGAGTCCTCCTCGGGAAAGGCCGGTTCGAAACGGTGGGCAAACGGCCGGCGCCAGCCCCGCTTTCGTGTTCGTAGACGGACGAACGGATTCAACGAGTACTATACGTTCGAGTCCCAATTGCCCGGGTATGACCGAGTTCGACCCGGCGAAGTTCGAGGACAAGTACGTCCACTACTTCCCCGAACTCCAGCAAGCCTACAAGAACGCGTTCAGCCGCATCAACGAGCGCTACGACTCCTCGCTCGTCCACGCGATCGACCAGCAGGTACTCAACGAGAGCGAGCCCTTTTACGACGAGGAAGACGGCTTCTGGATCGAACTCCCCGACGATCCCCACGACCGGATCACCGGCGTCGTCGTCGACCGGGAACGGTTCGAGACGGTGCTCGAGGCCCACGTCGACGCCATCGAGACGGAACTCGAGCGCGTCTTCAACGTGTGAAACCGGACCGGAGCCAAACGTCGGCCGAACATTGACGACGGAAGGTTTAGGGAGGGCGACGCCCAACGAGTGAGTATGAGCACGGAGACCCAGGAAGGCGACGACCT
This region of Natronosalvus halobius genomic DNA includes:
- a CDS encoding nicotinate phosphoribosyltransferase; the encoded protein is MSNPFGIVPGEAILEGRATDAYFERTRATLEHAGRNPRIVAEVTADQFPTGEFEVFTGVQDVATLFSGRAVDVDALPEGTLFDGGPVMRIEGPYLEFAELETSLLGFLSQPSGFATAALEARLAAPDSQVLSFGARHVHPAIAATVERSALLAGLDGFSHVAAGDVLGREAGGTMPHALMLIFGEGEQDAAWMAFDEAVPEDVPRVALVDTFWDESSETLLAAETLGDRLDGIRLDTTGSRRGDFRHITREVRWELDARGREDVDIFCSGGLTPETIRELRDVADGFGIGSYVTGADSVDFALDIVEIEGEMTSKRGKLSGDKQVYRTAEGGHEVRLADQPAPEDGDALLEPLVRDGEVVREADLEAATERCLADAAAVGFGSDD
- a CDS encoding cysteine hydrolase family protein — protein: MHLEPDATAVVVVDMQNGFCHPDGALYASGSESVIDPIATLVERAREAGSRIVYSRDVHPPEQFEDAHYYDEFDRWGEHVLEGSWETELVEELDVREEDLIVEKHTYDAFHETQLDGWLSAREISDLVICGTLANVCVLHTGGSAGLRDYRPLMVADCIGALEDDHHEYALEHADWLFGEVVESDDLSFDGSA
- the gpmI gene encoding 2,3-bisphosphoglycerate-independent phosphoglycerate mutase encodes the protein MDAALIILDGWGLGRDDGGRNAVEAAHTPVVDRLTRAGPAGSLEVAGRRVGLPDGQMGNSEVGHLNIGAGRVVLQEYTRITDAVADGSFRRNAAIDAAFDHALENGGRVHFLGLVSDGGVHADHEHLHALIRMAADRDVEAVTHAITDGRDTSPHGGEGYLAELEAVIDEAETGDMATVSGRYYAMDRDQNWERTRQAYDAIVDRDAAFEASSAVEAVTDSYERGQTDEFVKPTVIAGQPALQDGDSVIWFNFRSDRARQLTRMLADIRPEWVFETHPPDIEVVMLTQYDKTFDLPVAFPPTQPSQVLGEVLADAGKSQLRIAESEKYAHVTYFLNGGREVEFDGEVRKIVESPDVPTYDLQPEMSAPEVTDTAIDTIASRDPDVLVLNYANPDMVGHTGDYRAAVEAVEAVDTQLGRLLETLEAHGAHVFVTADHGNADDMGTEEEPHTAHTYNDVPFFYVAPDGDASADVRIREGGTLADLAPTMLECIGLTRPPEMTGESLLVRE
- a CDS encoding GNAT family N-acetyltransferase, with protein sequence MSPAASIRPAMIADAPTLARLYRDAYATNVDLGFPSRAARADRGALEAWIRESRVFVAVTAGEDSGGRADDRPAAGKLVGAIRYRDEGKYDPDAPEFGRLAVPPRARGQGIGNELIEHVETLARREDHDRMRLRTFADHPFLPEVYRRRGYHDVRVRELEGAPFDVLHMQKEL
- the pepF gene encoding oligoendopeptidase F, yielding MSSVPTRSEIEEEYTWDLESIYATDDDWEDAYEAATDQVEDLAAYEGQTTEDAETLLEILELRDRLMRQISTIAAYARMRSDEDTTNQEYQALSARAQSLAADAQSAASFIEPELQELSREDFEAVVEDEPDLVTYAHYVDDVLRMKPHTRSAEVEALLADLSEVTGAPGEVYSMLSNADMGFPTVEDPDGESVEITQSNFVNLLKRPDRDFRQRVYEAYFDEWESVRNTVAASYKNSVKADVKLARARNYETAREAALDGPNVPVEVYDTLVDSVHDNLEHLHRHADLKREALGVDELRMWDVYMPLTGEEGPDVEYDDAAQYVVDAVAPLGEEYQSRVAEGLESRWVDVYENEGKRTGAYSGGTYDTQPFILMNYQDDVASMYTLAHELGHSMHSELTKQEQPYIYSGYEIFTAEVASTVNEALLTHHLLETVEDPEFRKAILNEFLERVRSTLYRQTLFAEFEHEAHALEEGGEPLTADRLDELYGDLKAQYYEPAEIDDQIPREWMRIPHFYRAFYVYQYSTGISAALAIADDIVENGADAAEDYLEFLRRGSREYPLELLEIAGVDMRSSEPIDRALSTYRDRLEELDALLE
- a CDS encoding single-stranded-DNA-specific exonuclease RecJ, with the protein product MAGPIPALEERATACAEHLLECDRVLLASHIDADGLTSAAVAASALERAELPFETVFEKQLDAEAIEAIADTDYDTVLFTDFGSGQLDVIADHEDAGDFTPVIADHHQPAEADTTYHLNPLLFGINGASELSGAGASYVLARALAEAGEGSGTAGAAETAGEPTATDGGSATARADNRDLAALAVVGAVGDMQASGGELHGANAKIVAEGVEAGVLETATDLALYGKQTRPLPKLLEYASDVNIPGISNDGNGALRFLDGLDLELKRDGEWRCWANLTSEEKQTVASALVKKAVTSGVPAHKIDDLVGTSYVLAAEPVGTELRDASEFSTLLNATARYERADVGLGVCLGDRDEALERARQLLREHRRNLSNGIDLVTREGVTKEAHVQWFDAGDRIRETIVGIVAGMAVGNAGISRSMPILAFANKNDEEVKVSARGTHSLVRKGLDLSVVMGEASRSVGGDGGGHDVAAGATVPAGKQAEFVERADEIVGEQLGDS
- a CDS encoding CehA/McbA family metallohydrolase; the encoded protein is MSAHIPFAIDFHVHSETSYDGHEPVELILEHAADIGLDGVVITDHDEIDASLEAAELASRYGLVGIPGVEVSTAQGHLLAIGVEERPEPGRPFQTTVERVRELGGLAIVPHPFQRSRHGVRRRHILDVDAVEVYNSMLFTGYQNRRARRFAQRREYPKVGGSDAHYLPNVGRAYTEVTVTSADEDVTKTTIDGDHLVDAILEGRTRIQGKRTPIRKSTVQYAKGAVRKSSYVITKRTPLIPTVPASMDRSQ
- a CDS encoding DUF5783 family protein; this translates as MTEFDPAKFEDKYVHYFPELQQAYKNAFSRINERYDSSLVHAIDQQVLNESEPFYDEEDGFWIELPDDPHDRITGVVVDRERFETVLEAHVDAIETELERVFNV